In the genome of Candidatus Saccharimonadales bacterium, one region contains:
- a CDS encoding FMN-binding protein gives MKKTAVIIITIALLGLIGIYEKTHASTHELVSPSQTEAATMMNKSRISSISSNTTSTVSYKDGTYTGDSESTPYGQVQIAVVINGGKITNVNFLQMPNDQRESEQRTIYSEPLLKQTAIDKQSANIDFVSGATSTSEGYQQSLQSALDQAARST, from the coding sequence ATGAAGAAGACGGCCGTTATCATCATAACCATCGCTCTACTGGGGTTAATTGGCATTTACGAAAAGACTCATGCCAGCACACACGAACTAGTCTCGCCGTCGCAAACAGAGGCAGCAACCATGATGAATAAATCAAGAATATCTTCTATTAGCTCCAATACAACTTCAACCGTCAGCTACAAGGACGGTACATATACTGGCGATAGCGAATCTACTCCTTACGGCCAGGTACAAATTGCCGTGGTGATTAACGGTGGCAAAATAACCAACGTTAATTTTTTGCAAATGCCCAACGATCAACGCGAATCTGAGCAACGAACTATCTATAGTGAACCGCTACTTAAACAAACAGCTATTGATAAACAGAGTGCCAACATTGATTTTGTAAGCGGTGCTACAAGTACTAGCGAAGGTTACCAGCAATCCCTCCAGTCGGCTCTCGATCAAGCCGCTAGATCGACGTAG
- a CDS encoding MFS transporter translates to MAKKQLSKHSENKWVILALLAMAQFMVVVDVTIVNVALPSMAQALKFTANNLQWVITAYTLTFGGFLLLGGRAADLYGRRKIFIWSVAFFAAMSLLCGLAQSDTQVIIARALQGLAGAIMSPAALSIVISEFNEGKERNTALGVWAGVAAGGSAVGLLLGGILTQYLSWRWNFFVNVPIGIGVVYAAVKLLPHHIGEENKKLHLDLPGAVLGTAGLMSLVYGLSKAPADGWGSATVWEFIVAAIVLLIGFVLNERRTDQPMLPLDLFKIRNVSGGNATALAIACTLFSMFYFMTLYVQTVLGYGPAKSGVSFMVVTVVIGGTSAFVSKKVNKVGYKPFLVAGPIFLAIGLYVTSVLMKVNGHYWQNVFPGLVLIALGMGCSFISMTLAATSGVPKHFSGIASGVLNTSQQVGGAIGLAILSAVYASDLKTGLANGTSVANAKIHGFQAGLHVGVALAVVAAIVALLVVKNEKVNAEDLAAVAAA, encoded by the coding sequence TTGGCAAAAAAACAATTATCAAAACATTCTGAGAACAAATGGGTGATCTTGGCGTTACTAGCTATGGCTCAGTTTATGGTGGTGGTAGACGTAACCATCGTCAACGTGGCATTGCCATCAATGGCCCAGGCCCTCAAATTTACGGCCAACAACTTGCAATGGGTAATCACGGCCTATACTTTGACGTTCGGCGGTTTCTTGCTGCTTGGCGGCCGAGCGGCTGATCTTTACGGCCGACGCAAAATCTTTATCTGGTCAGTTGCCTTTTTTGCCGCAATGAGCTTACTGTGCGGCCTAGCTCAATCTGATACTCAGGTAATTATCGCCCGGGCGTTACAAGGACTAGCGGGCGCCATCATGTCGCCGGCGGCACTTTCGATCGTAATTAGCGAATTCAACGAAGGTAAAGAACGCAACACGGCGCTTGGTGTGTGGGCGGGTGTGGCGGCCGGTGGATCGGCCGTTGGCTTGTTGCTCGGCGGTATTTTGACTCAGTACCTAAGCTGGCGCTGGAACTTCTTTGTAAACGTGCCAATCGGTATTGGCGTAGTTTACGCAGCTGTTAAACTCTTGCCGCACCATATTGGTGAAGAAAACAAAAAACTTCATCTGGACTTGCCCGGCGCCGTGCTCGGTACGGCCGGTTTGATGAGTTTGGTTTACGGCCTATCAAAAGCACCAGCTGATGGCTGGGGCTCGGCAACCGTTTGGGAATTTATCGTAGCCGCTATTGTTCTGCTAATTGGCTTTGTACTTAATGAACGCCGTACCGATCAACCCATGCTGCCGCTTGACCTATTCAAAATCCGCAACGTTTCGGGTGGTAACGCAACGGCTCTGGCCATAGCCTGTACGTTGTTTAGCATGTTCTATTTCATGACGCTTTATGTTCAGACGGTGTTGGGTTACGGTCCGGCTAAGTCCGGTGTGTCTTTCATGGTAGTAACGGTAGTGATTGGCGGAACCAGCGCTTTCGTTTCCAAGAAAGTCAATAAGGTTGGCTATAAGCCATTCTTGGTTGCCGGCCCAATATTCTTGGCCATCGGTCTCTATGTAACGAGTGTCTTAATGAAGGTCAATGGCCATTACTGGCAAAATGTCTTCCCAGGCTTAGTGCTGATAGCTCTTGGAATGGGTTGTTCGTTCATCTCTATGACTTTGGCTGCAACTAGCGGCGTGCCTAAGCATTTTTCGGGTATTGCTTCTGGCGTTCTTAACACTTCCCAGCAGGTGGGTGGCGCCATTGGCCTGGCTATTTTGTCGGCCGTATATGCCTCTGATCTTAAGACCGGTTTAGCAAACGGTACGTCGGTAGCCAATGCTAAAATTCACGGCTTTCAAGCTGGTTTGCACGTTGGTGTCGCTTTGGCTGTAGTCGCCGCCATAGTTGCACTACTGGTAGTCAAAAACGAAAAAGTCAACGCCGAAGATCTAGCCGCGGTTGCTGCTGCTTAG
- a CDS encoding ZIP family metal transporter, translating into MDAFLLSIIAALGALVGGFIALNSRRHLYKALGFTAGVILGLVAFDLLPEIFKIINSTSLDSKWPMIALCFGFLFMHVVEKLILFHHAEEQEYGPHVHPYVGFVSAIALAGHSFLDGVAIGLAFQVNSSIGTTVAIAVIAHRFADGFNTTNVMLYNKNQPKRARQMLMVAAAMPILGALFTQIFSLSEKSLAIYLGFFAGFLLYIGASEILPQAHSKKSSRITIGLTVLGTVFMFIVTRLA; encoded by the coding sequence ATGGATGCTTTTTTGCTTTCGATCATTGCCGCGCTGGGCGCTTTGGTAGGCGGCTTTATCGCGCTGAATAGCCGTCGTCATTTATATAAAGCTCTAGGTTTTACCGCCGGAGTCATTTTGGGCTTAGTGGCTTTTGATCTGTTGCCGGAAATTTTTAAAATCATAAATTCGACCAGCCTTGATAGCAAATGGCCGATGATTGCGCTGTGTTTTGGGTTTTTGTTTATGCATGTGGTTGAAAAGCTTATTTTGTTTCACCACGCCGAGGAGCAGGAATACGGTCCACACGTGCACCCCTACGTAGGTTTTGTGAGCGCCATTGCGCTGGCCGGCCATAGCTTTTTGGATGGAGTGGCCATTGGCCTGGCCTTTCAGGTTAATAGCTCAATTGGTACGACCGTGGCCATTGCGGTAATCGCCCATCGTTTTGCCGATGGGTTTAATACTACGAACGTCATGCTTTATAACAAGAACCAGCCTAAGCGCGCCAGGCAAATGCTAATGGTAGCCGCCGCTATGCCGATACTTGGCGCGCTTTTTACTCAAATCTTTAGTTTATCCGAGAAGTCGCTGGCGATTTATTTAGGGTTTTTCGCGGGCTTTTTGCTATATATCGGTGCCAGCGAAATTTTGCCCCAGGCTCATTCTAAAAAATCTTCGCGCATCACTATTGGGCTCACCGTACTGGGCACTGTTTTTATGTTTATCGTGACCCGTTTAGCCTAA
- a CDS encoding Fur family transcriptional regulator — protein MHYESLKALLRKNGSSLTRPRKIIFDLLLNQEPQSMQVLVKRAEDKVDRATVYRIIELFEDLGIVHRLNIGWKYKIELSDIFSEHHHHFYCTNCNRVYPLPANAMLETMINSVVSKENFSPRGHHLEIYGLCANCPKA, from the coding sequence ATGCATTACGAATCATTGAAGGCTCTTTTAAGGAAGAACGGCTCGAGCCTGACCAGGCCTAGAAAGATTATTTTTGATCTTTTGCTCAACCAGGAACCGCAAAGTATGCAAGTGCTGGTCAAGCGCGCCGAAGACAAAGTAGACAGAGCGACCGTGTACAGGATTATCGAGTTGTTCGAAGATCTGGGAATCGTTCACCGACTAAATATTGGCTGGAAATACAAAATCGAATTATCGGATATTTTCTCCGAGCACCATCACCACTTTTATTGCACTAATTGCAACCGGGTTTACCCCCTGCCCGCTAATGCTATGTTAGAAACTATGATTAATTCCGTTGTGTCCAAAGAGAACTTCAGCCCACGCGGCCATCACCTCGAAATCTATGGCTTGTGTGCCAACTGCCCTAAAGCCTAA
- a CDS encoding zeta toxin family protein encodes MDDIEAWARKKKKAIAKGFIRETDFKPSEELAGIFTAGLPGAGKTEFTKELIKEIVNPPVRIDMGEIATLMEGYKPKLANKFRAGATIILERIYDEVVKNKLDFVFDGTFAHAKAIPNLQRALDHGYKVKIYYIHQDPVVAWRFTQDRELVEHRSIERTGFIDSYKSLQANLHSLCNDYKNVTISLIIKDGDNKIGDRKEDVSDLFSELPKFLTDEEIATAIL; translated from the coding sequence ATGGACGATATTGAAGCCTGGGCGCGCAAAAAGAAAAAAGCCATCGCGAAAGGATTTATAAGAGAAACAGATTTTAAGCCAAGCGAAGAGCTTGCTGGCATTTTTACTGCAGGTCTTCCTGGGGCGGGTAAAACAGAATTTACAAAAGAGTTGATAAAAGAAATTGTGAACCCGCCAGTCCGCATTGACATGGGTGAAATAGCCACACTAATGGAAGGATATAAGCCCAAACTTGCCAACAAGTTTCGAGCGGGCGCAACGATAATACTAGAGCGCATCTATGATGAGGTAGTCAAAAACAAATTAGATTTTGTATTTGACGGAACTTTCGCACACGCTAAAGCTATTCCAAACCTACAAAGAGCCTTAGACCACGGCTATAAAGTAAAAATCTACTACATCCATCAAGATCCAGTAGTTGCCTGGAGATTTACTCAAGACAGAGAGCTGGTGGAGCATCGATCTATAGAGAGAACGGGGTTTATTGATAGCTATAAATCCCTGCAAGCAAACCTTCACAGCTTGTGCAATGACTACAAAAATGTTACAATAAGTCTAATTATTAAAGATGGTGATAATAAGATCGGCGACCGCAAAGAAGATGTCTCAGATCTTTTTAGTGAATTGCCGAAATTTCTTACCGACGAGGAGATAGCGACTGCTATACTATAA
- a CDS encoding DEAD/DEAH box helicase, with the protein MYKNSRSGAGRRSGYTVYSSKNHRPPKNRSKGQVIDPARFIKAATASEQIDYVATNSFDDFAMHPLLKANVTSKGYKAPSEIQDKTIAIGLAGKNVVGVADTGTGKTAAFALPVLNNLMRRPGSNAIIIAPTRELAIQIEEQCVLLSKNSGIKMATLIGGMPMGRQIHSLRIGARLIIGTPGRIKDHLNQGTLNLAFCDMVVLDEVDRMLDMGFLPDVRTILGELPGEHQAYFFSATLSNEIKNLINTFCHDPEYVDVKGGETSANVHQDVVRYSGKEEKIELLHEELIKEGNTKTIVFGKTKYGVERLAKELVARGFKAESIHGGKTQGQRKRALEAFRQDRSNILVATDVAARGIDVKDISHVINYDTPQTYDDYVHRIGRAGRAGRAGHALTFVER; encoded by the coding sequence ATGTATAAAAATTCTAGATCCGGCGCCGGCCGCCGCTCCGGCTATACCGTATATAGCAGCAAAAACCATCGCCCGCCGAAAAACCGCTCCAAAGGGCAGGTTATTGATCCGGCCAGATTTATTAAAGCCGCCACCGCCAGCGAACAGATAGATTACGTAGCCACTAATAGCTTTGATGATTTTGCTATGCACCCGTTACTTAAAGCCAATGTAACAAGCAAGGGCTACAAAGCGCCTTCTGAAATCCAAGATAAAACAATTGCTATAGGACTTGCCGGCAAGAACGTGGTTGGCGTAGCCGATACGGGCACCGGCAAAACCGCCGCTTTTGCGTTGCCGGTTTTAAACAACCTAATGCGCCGCCCAGGCAGCAACGCCATAATCATCGCGCCAACCCGCGAGCTGGCTATTCAGATAGAAGAGCAGTGCGTGCTTTTGAGCAAAAACAGCGGCATAAAAATGGCCACGCTGATTGGTGGAATGCCAATGGGCCGCCAGATACATTCATTGCGAATCGGCGCGCGCCTGATAATTGGCACGCCGGGCCGCATCAAAGACCACTTAAATCAAGGTACTCTGAATCTAGCTTTCTGCGACATGGTTGTTCTGGATGAAGTGGACCGTATGCTAGACATGGGCTTTTTACCAGACGTGCGTACGATACTCGGTGAGCTGCCCGGGGAGCATCAGGCCTACTTCTTCAGTGCCACGCTAAGCAACGAAATAAAGAACCTGATAAATACTTTTTGTCACGATCCGGAATATGTAGACGTAAAAGGCGGAGAAACTAGCGCCAACGTGCACCAAGACGTGGTGCGCTATTCCGGCAAAGAAGAAAAAATTGAGCTACTACACGAAGAGCTGATCAAAGAAGGCAACACCAAGACGATCGTCTTCGGCAAAACCAAATATGGTGTAGAGCGTCTGGCTAAGGAGCTCGTGGCTCGCGGCTTTAAGGCCGAATCTATCCACGGCGGCAAAACTCAAGGCCAGCGCAAGCGCGCGCTAGAAGCCTTTCGTCAAGATAGATCAAACATTTTGGTAGCGACAGACGTCGCGGCTCGCGGCATAGACGTAAAAGATATTTCGCACGTTATCAACTACGATACGCCGCAAACTTACGATGATTACGTGCACCGCATCGGTCGTGCCGGCCGGGCCGGACGGGCCGGCCACGCCCTGACGTTTGTCGAGCGGTAA
- a CDS encoding peptidoglycan DD-metalloendopeptidase family protein — translation MKHKQNGFGHLWLFGLIIVLAVGVAGYEVWIHRNGPPLPHDSSLPDISYLKTHKSDRFLVDMDVVQGGNPYKGVRSIAPHTGGHAQFGDGYKTWPKGGTAPSNYPPIYAVADGVVNGVDYNFKVGDNTKYDISIEIAQGYNFDYSIEPFVSKPNGFYKPFVLVHNGQKVKKGQIIGYMYLTQAGSNGSHIHFDIHHNGQFMAPAIFTPDIVQAFHDHWGDFGYDGNGPNSKGVPIPACMGYKLSAAENPFGTGAVDCLN, via the coding sequence ATGAAGCATAAGCAGAATGGCTTTGGCCACTTATGGTTATTTGGATTAATTATTGTTTTAGCGGTAGGCGTAGCCGGCTACGAAGTCTGGATTCACCGCAACGGCCCGCCGCTGCCCCACGATAGTTCATTGCCGGATATCAGTTACCTCAAAACTCATAAATCAGATCGGTTTTTGGTAGATATGGACGTTGTTCAGGGCGGCAACCCTTATAAAGGCGTACGCTCCATTGCCCCGCACACTGGCGGTCACGCGCAATTTGGTGATGGTTATAAAACCTGGCCCAAAGGCGGCACGGCACCCAGTAACTATCCGCCAATTTACGCCGTAGCTGACGGTGTTGTTAACGGTGTTGACTATAATTTTAAAGTTGGCGATAACACCAAGTACGACATATCAATAGAGATCGCCCAGGGATACAACTTTGACTACAGCATTGAACCTTTTGTCAGTAAGCCAAATGGCTTTTACAAGCCCTTTGTATTGGTACATAACGGTCAAAAGGTTAAGAAGGGCCAAATCATCGGCTACATGTATTTGACCCAAGCGGGATCTAACGGCAGCCATATCCACTTTGATATCCACCATAACGGCCAGTTTATGGCGCCGGCCATATTCACGCCGGATATCGTGCAGGCCTTTCACGATCACTGGGGAGATTTTGGCTACGACGGCAACGGACCAAATAGCAAAGGCGTACCAATCCCTGCCTGCATGGGCTATAAACTATCAGCCGCCGAGAACCCGTTTGGCACCGGCGCGGTGGATTGCTTGAACTAA
- a CDS encoding phosphoribosyltransferase family protein — MLIATERLRGEVAYREAEIAERLGQLAAQVTNDMRHLDPVVVPMHRGGRETSDELVRQFGLLQEPFNPPVAPMKVSRYDNGQAREPRVERPVEVDVAGRVVLLTDGIVEGGHSLDVAAADLRERQALKIVRLVLVKRASKGAMVDYVGFHYEGEEWLEGYGEDDGTGQGRDRRDIIVSFRQPSDLVA; from the coding sequence TTGTTAATTGCTACTGAGAGACTGCGCGGCGAGGTGGCCTACCGCGAAGCAGAAATCGCCGAGCGTCTAGGTCAGCTAGCCGCACAAGTTACCAATGATATGCGCCACCTTGATCCGGTTGTGGTCCCTATGCACCGAGGCGGCAGGGAAACCTCAGACGAGCTGGTTAGACAGTTTGGTCTGCTCCAAGAACCATTTAACCCGCCCGTAGCCCCCATGAAAGTCAGCCGTTACGATAATGGACAGGCTCGCGAACCTCGGGTAGAGCGACCGGTCGAGGTAGATGTTGCGGGGCGGGTCGTCCTGTTGACTGACGGAATTGTCGAAGGCGGGCATAGCTTAGATGTAGCCGCAGCCGATCTCCGCGAAAGACAAGCTCTCAAGATTGTTCGCCTGGTACTGGTTAAGCGGGCCAGCAAGGGAGCAATGGTAGACTATGTGGGTTTTCACTACGAAGGTGAAGAATGGCTAGAGGGCTACGGCGAAGATGATGGCACAGGCCAGGGCCGAGATCGCCGCGACATCATTGTATCCTTCCGTCAACCAAGCGACCTGGTAGCTTAA
- a CDS encoding FAD-dependent oxidoreductase, with the protein MEKNKKKILIIGGGFGGIKVALELADNDRFDVALLSEQDNFRYYPTLYHAATGGRLSASQIPLSEIFAGKNVKLIKDSAKNIDRTAKHVVGESGKKYSYDDLVIALGVITNYFGIKGLKEYSYGIKTIEDATELRDHLHKQMLDEGKPDLNYVVIGGGPTGVELAGALPAYLKSIMARHGIKKHSLHIDLVEAAPQLMGRMPKSYSKAVARRLRRLGVKLYLGQTVSAETAEGLTVSGHDIASHTVVWTAGVTNHPFFSANEFKLNERGKVLVDDHLQAEDNIYVIGDNADTLYSGMAQTALYDASFVTRNLKRLARGKAAKAYTPKRPIYVTPVGPWWAAVLWGKVQIYGKLGWLLRSAADFRGFNDYEPWWKSSKHWLAENMEGPEDCTICAPKKIA; encoded by the coding sequence ATGGAAAAAAACAAAAAGAAAATCCTAATAATAGGCGGCGGCTTTGGCGGTATTAAAGTAGCGCTGGAGCTAGCTGATAACGATAGGTTCGATGTAGCGCTGCTGAGTGAGCAGGATAATTTCCGCTACTACCCCACCCTCTACCATGCGGCAACTGGTGGTAGGCTATCAGCTTCACAGATACCACTCAGTGAAATTTTCGCTGGCAAAAATGTGAAGTTAATCAAAGACAGCGCCAAAAATATTGATCGCACCGCCAAGCACGTGGTCGGCGAGTCCGGCAAAAAATACTCTTACGACGACCTAGTGATCGCTCTTGGCGTGATAACCAATTACTTTGGTATTAAGGGCCTTAAAGAATATTCTTACGGCATTAAAACCATAGAAGACGCTACGGAACTACGTGACCATTTGCATAAACAGATGCTAGACGAAGGTAAGCCCGATCTTAACTACGTAGTCATCGGTGGCGGCCCGACCGGAGTTGAGCTAGCTGGCGCTTTGCCCGCCTACTTAAAATCGATTATGGCGCGCCACGGAATTAAAAAGCACTCGCTACATATCGACCTAGTAGAGGCCGCGCCGCAGTTAATGGGCCGCATGCCCAAGAGTTATTCAAAAGCTGTAGCCCGGCGGTTGCGCCGTTTGGGCGTCAAACTTTATCTAGGCCAGACAGTCAGTGCCGAGACCGCCGAAGGCTTAACAGTCAGCGGCCACGATATTGCCAGCCATACCGTGGTCTGGACGGCCGGCGTTACTAACCATCCTTTCTTTTCAGCTAACGAATTCAAGTTAAACGAACGCGGCAAGGTCCTGGTGGACGATCACCTGCAGGCCGAAGACAATATTTACGTTATTGGCGATAATGCCGACACTCTGTATTCGGGCATGGCTCAAACTGCTCTTTATGACGCGTCTTTCGTGACTCGTAACTTAAAACGCTTGGCCCGCGGCAAGGCAGCCAAGGCCTACACGCCAAAGCGGCCGATTTATGTGACTCCGGTCGGTCCGTGGTGGGCAGCCGTACTTTGGGGCAAAGTACAAATCTATGGCAAGCTCGGCTGGTTGCTTAGAAGTGCTGCCGACTTTAGAGGCTTTAATGACTACGAACCGTGGTGGAAATCCTCCAAGCACTGGCTAGCCGAGAATATGGAAGGTCCAGAAGATTGCACCATATGCGCGCCCAAAAAAATCGCTTAA
- a CDS encoding RNA-binding protein, with product MSAKLFVGSLPFSIDDTKLKTLFEEFGTVESARVIIDRDSGQSKGFGFVEMSTTDEAQAAIKAMNSKDIDGRNIVVNVAKPQVDRQNSFGGRGRY from the coding sequence ATGTCAGCTAAATTATTTGTAGGGTCATTACCCTTCAGCATCGACGACACCAAACTAAAGACTCTGTTTGAGGAGTTTGGAACGGTCGAATCGGCCAGAGTAATCATAGATCGCGATTCGGGCCAGTCAAAAGGCTTCGGTTTTGTAGAGATGAGCACCACTGACGAAGCTCAGGCAGCCATAAAAGCAATGAATAGCAAAGATATCGATGGTAGAAATATCGTAGTGAACGTAGCTAAGCCGCAAGTAGATCGCCAAAATTCCTTTGGCGGACGTGGGCGCTACTAA
- a CDS encoding L,D-transpeptidase: MKIKLLIVALIVAAAGFLVYKHDHDQPIVADALNKAQSAADNAASDAANSATSAAKAKAEAEAICATNKLDQNIIVSISKQHLWACEGATSKYDSAVVTGMESYAADLTPVGTYHIYGKQTDQTLTGSDATGSWSDPVSYWEPFLYNKYGAYGFHDATWRANSDFGNIDVNAPFTTTAKSGSHGCVELPLATAKWIYDWSTIGTTVTIQS; encoded by the coding sequence GTGAAAATTAAGCTTTTAATAGTTGCTTTGATTGTTGCTGCGGCCGGCTTTCTAGTTTACAAACATGACCACGATCAGCCAATTGTGGCCGACGCACTCAACAAGGCCCAGTCAGCTGCAGATAACGCAGCGAGCGATGCGGCAAATAGTGCCACTAGTGCTGCCAAAGCTAAGGCCGAGGCCGAAGCAATATGCGCCACTAATAAGCTAGATCAAAACATTATTGTTAGTATTTCTAAACAGCATTTATGGGCTTGCGAAGGCGCCACCAGCAAATATGATTCTGCAGTAGTAACCGGCATGGAAAGCTACGCTGCCGATCTTACGCCCGTTGGCACTTACCATATTTACGGCAAGCAAACAGACCAAACACTGACCGGTTCAGACGCAACCGGCAGCTGGAGTGACCCAGTCAGTTATTGGGAGCCATTCCTTTATAACAAATACGGAGCTTATGGATTCCATGATGCCACATGGCGGGCAAATTCGGACTTCGGCAATATTGACGTAAATGCGCCGTTTACTACTACCGCTAAATCTGGTTCGCACGGCTGTGTCGAGCTTCCGCTGGCTACAGCCAAATGGATATATGATTGGTCAACCATCGGCACGACCGTAACTATCCAGAGCTAA
- a CDS encoding FAD:protein FMN transferase, which produces MRRVEQIMGMPISIDIPQCQNEVVFEEVFDRLKEIDRKFSPYRPDSQLNLHNKGRLKPDKELKSIIKACKEAEELTDGFFSAWASGVFDPSGYVKGWAIDQAGKLIKKAGYQTFCVAAGGDILARSQTNKDWVIGIQNPFDKSKIIGSIKGKNFAVATSGNYERGEHIINLKTKKPALELASFTVTGKNIIEADVLATAGFVAGDFGINFVGNQHGYEALAINLDGRVSATGGMKKIFRPV; this is translated from the coding sequence ATGCGACGGGTAGAGCAGATTATGGGCATGCCAATAAGCATTGATATTCCCCAGTGCCAGAACGAGGTTGTTTTTGAGGAAGTATTTGACAGGTTAAAAGAAATAGACCGAAAGTTCAGCCCATATAGACCCGATAGTCAATTGAATCTCCATAATAAAGGTCGACTCAAGCCAGATAAGGAACTCAAGAGCATTATTAAAGCTTGCAAAGAGGCCGAAGAGCTAACTGACGGATTTTTTTCGGCTTGGGCCAGCGGTGTTTTTGATCCAAGTGGATACGTAAAAGGCTGGGCAATTGACCAAGCCGGCAAGCTCATCAAAAAAGCCGGCTACCAAACTTTTTGCGTAGCTGCCGGCGGCGACATTCTTGCTCGGTCGCAAACCAATAAGGACTGGGTAATCGGTATTCAAAATCCGTTCGATAAATCCAAGATTATTGGCAGCATCAAAGGAAAAAATTTTGCCGTGGCTACCAGTGGTAATTATGAACGCGGCGAGCATATTATTAATCTCAAAACCAAAAAGCCGGCGCTGGAATTGGCTAGCTTTACCGTGACAGGCAAGAATATTATCGAAGCCGACGTGTTGGCAACGGCCGGATTCGTGGCCGGTGATTTCGGTATTAATTTTGTGGGCAACCAGCACGGCTATGAAGCTCTGGCTATAAATTTAGACGGCCGAGTTTCGGCCACCGGCGGGATGAAGAAAATTTTCAGACCGGTTTAG
- a CDS encoding DNA recombination protein RmuC, with protein sequence MIAVVIILGVLVASLVGFILWMLTRPKTSASETMLLKADMQELTKGMGALKDSLQKQLTEQMGQSNKQMQAQFAASAKIIADVTQKLTELDRTNKSVGDVASELKTLQNVLQNPKQRGVLGEYYLDQILKNLLPPGAYELQYKMGAGMTVDAVVRLDDKLLPIDSKFSLENYNRLLDAKPEERPALERAFKEDLKRRIDETAKYINPGKGTLDQALMFIPSEAIYYDLLANKVGAAGVSGRNLMQYAAKDKKVTIVGPSTLSAMLQVIVQGLRSIEIQKDTDKIRKNIEQLSKHLMAHNGYMQKLGASLGTTVGHFNTTYKELGKIDKDIVKIAEVEPTVEPVLIDRPTLED encoded by the coding sequence ATGATAGCGGTAGTAATTATTTTGGGAGTTCTGGTTGCCTCGCTTGTCGGCTTTATTTTGTGGATGCTGACTCGGCCTAAAACCAGCGCGTCAGAAACCATGCTTTTAAAAGCTGACATGCAGGAACTTACCAAAGGCATGGGCGCGCTGAAAGATTCTTTGCAAAAGCAGCTTACCGAGCAGATGGGGCAAAGCAATAAACAAATGCAGGCTCAGTTCGCGGCCAGCGCTAAGATTATCGCTGACGTTACGCAGAAACTGACCGAACTTGATCGCACAAACAAATCCGTTGGCGACGTAGCTAGCGAGCTCAAAACTTTGCAAAACGTTTTGCAGAACCCCAAGCAGCGTGGGGTTTTGGGCGAATATTATCTAGACCAGATTCTTAAGAATTTGCTGCCACCAGGTGCTTATGAACTGCAATATAAAATGGGCGCCGGCATGACTGTCGACGCCGTGGTTAGGCTCGACGATAAGTTGTTGCCGATTGATTCCAAGTTCAGCCTGGAAAATTATAATCGCTTACTGGACGCCAAACCCGAAGAGCGGCCGGCGCTAGAGCGGGCTTTCAAGGAAGATTTAAAGCGCCGCATCGACGAGACCGCCAAATATATCAACCCGGGCAAGGGAACTCTTGACCAAGCTCTGATGTTTATACCGAGCGAGGCGATTTATTATGACCTATTGGCCAATAAAGTCGGCGCTGCCGGCGTAAGTGGCCGCAACTTAATGCAATACGCCGCCAAAGACAAGAAAGTAACTATCGTTGGCCCCAGTACTTTGTCGGCTATGCTGCAGGTGATTGTGCAGGGCCTGCGCAGCATCGAAATCCAAAAAGACACCGATAAAATCCGCAAAAACATCGAGCAATTATCTAAGCACTTAATGGCGCACAATGGCTACATGCAAAAGCTTGGCGCCAGCTTGGGCACAACCGTAGGCCACTTTAACACCACCTATAAAGAACTAGGCAAAATCGATAAAGACATCGTCAAAATCGCCGAAGTCGAACCGACCGTCGAGCCGGTCCTCATCGACCGCCCAACCTTAGAAGATTAA